AAACGACCCTGTAATACCTGACTCGGGATCTGGTACCCGAATGTCACTTCGCGAAGCTTCACAAAGCTCCGGCTAATCATGTTGGCTTCGTTGGTGTTGTAGTAACGGCTGATCCAATCCTGAAGGTAGGTTTTATTGGCGTCCGACATGGGTGAGAAACTCAGCGATTCAAAGTTGGTGATGTTTCCATCCACATCGTACTGGATGTTTCCGTTAGTCAGTACCACCCCAGGACCTACCCAGGAAGCTACCCCTTTGTAATCCTGGTAGCGGGCTTCACCCATCTTTCCCTGTACCGTTTCGATATGACGACCGCCCCGGAAGGTTTGTTTCTGGATGTAATCCTCGATTACGCCCCCTACGCGACCATCGACCTGTACGTTCAGGAAGAAATTGCGGTAGTTGAATTTGTTGATGAACCCGAAAGCAAAGTCGGCATTAGTATAACCGAGGAATTGATTCACGGGATTAACCACGGGTCGTCCGCTTGCGTCATTAATGATTTGTCCTTCGCGGGTACGGGCAAAGGCCGATCCGTAATAGGCATCCAGACGGTCGCCCACTTTATAAAACTGGTTGAGTCGCGTTTGTGAACCGTAAATTTCTTTCAGGTACTCCTGAAACGTACTCCAGTTCAGCGTTACATCCCAGTTCAGACCACGGGCACTTTTCAGGGCCGTACCCGTCAGGGCGATTTCTAGACCGCGTTTCTGCGATTTAATTCCGTTGGTGGTCAGGGAAGAATACCCCGTAGCTTCGGGCAGGGTCAGGCCAAAAATACGCGGACCGTCGAGGTAGCTGAAGTACGCGACGTCCAGACCGATCCGGTTTTTGAGGAAGCGTACATCCAGACCCGCTTCAAAACTCGTCCGTGAAGAAGGTTTCAGGTTAGGATCCACCAGAGCGTTGGCATAACTGGCTGCGGCTTCGTTGTTGTACGGACGACTGATCGTATAAGCAACCGTCGTTCCGTACGAAGGTCCCTCGTAGGGTGAAGCAAAGGTCTGACCATAACCCAGGGGGTTGCTACCATCCAGGGGAGAGAACGCCGTATACACGTTCTGCTGCGTAAAGGCCTCTTTTACGTTGGCGTACGAAGCCCGCAATTTCACAAAAGAAATGGCCGCAGGAGTCCGAACATAATCCGATACTACCGTGCTCACCCCGGCTGACGGGTAGAAATATACGTTCTTGTCCGAGGGCAAGGTAGAGTTTTTATCCCAACGACCCGTCGTCGAAAGCGTTGCATAACGACCCAGGTTCACGTCGACGCTGTACAGGGCACTCAGTACCTGCATCCGGGAGTTGAAGCTGTTCGCCCGCGTGGGGTTCAGGGAGTTGTCGAAGGTATAAACGCCCGGCACACTCAGGTAATCCGTTGAAGCGTAGTTGCTGTTATACCGGAAAAAACGTCCCGAAAAACCACCCACAGCCCGCAGGCTGATGCCATGAGCAAAGGTTTTGTTATAGTTCAGCAATACGTCGGTATTGTTTTCCAATAAGGAACGGCGGTCTTCGCGGTAATCTCCCTTCGCTTGCTCCCGTCCGTACGTGGTGGCCGAATACGGCATTTTTTCATTCCGGAACAATTCGTAACCTGTCACCTGCGTACGAGCCTGTAGTTCCAGGTTTTTCAGCAGATCGAATTTCATCAGGGCGTAGCCATTGTACGTATTGTTGTAGTGCCCCCGCAACCATTCTTTTGCCACAAACCAGGGGTTGTTGTAGCGTTGGTATTCGGCGTAAATCTGCTGGATACCTTCCTTGCCGGGCTGCCAGAGTTGCTTCATGTCATCGACATTCCAGTCAGCTCCCGCCCAAATCACGGTGTTATAAATCAGGGAGTTCGGACCGTAATTTACATCCGGGTAATTGGCCGAAGCCTGACGACTGAAGTTAAAATTCGACTCAAAACGAACGCGGTCGGAAATGTTCTGACCCAGCGTTGCACTGAAGGTAGTACTATTCAGACTGGTATTCGGCACCATACCTTTCTGGTACTGATTGGTGATCCCGAAACGTAAATCCGTTTTACCGGAAGTTGCCGAAATGGCTACACTGTTGGTAGACAGGACGCCCGGACGCAGAAAACGCTTCAGGTTGTCTTTACCGCGAGCCACCCAGGGCGTAGGGATTCGCTTGCCGGTTTGCGGATCGATGGGGCTGTCGTACTGGGCAATCAGCTGACCTTCGAATTTAGGTCCCCAGACGTCGTAATCGCCGTCGTTGAGTCCACCACCGCGACCATCGACGAAGGAATAGGTTCCTTTGTTTCCCGGACCGTACTCATCCTGTACTTTAGGAATGGCCAGAAAACCGTTTTCCGTCATCGTACTCGAATTGACTTCTACGGAAAACCCACGTTTGTCTTTCGAGCCTTTTTTGGTAGTAATGATGATGACGCCGTTCGTCGCCCGTGATCCGTACAGGGCTGAACCCGAGGGGCCTTTAATCACGTCATAGGACTCAATATCATCGGGATTGATGTTGTAGGTATCGGATACAATGGGTACCCCGTCTACCACGAACAAAGGGCGGCCACCCCGCAACAGTACCTGCGGAGCCCGCAGTAATTCCGCACTAGCACCGATGTTCAGACCGGCCACTTTCCCCACCAGAGCGTTTACGGGGTTCGGTTCGCGGGCCTTCACCAGATCCTGGGCTTTAATCGTTTGCGTAGCGTAGGAAAGGTCCCGTTTCGCCTTAGTAATACCTAGCGAGGTAACCACTACTTCTTCCAGCAATCGCTGATCAGTAGCCAGTAATACGTCGATTTGAGTCCGGCTACTAATGGCTTCTTCCTGCGTCGTATAACCGACAAAGGTGAAAATCAAGGTTTCGCTGCTCGCTGGGACTGCCAGACGATAGGTACCGTCGGCGTTGGTGGTTGTCCCCTGATTTGAATTTTTAACCCGTACGGCCACACCAGCCAGGGGCTGCTGGTCATCCTGGCCGCGTACGGTTCCGCTAAGCGTTCGGTCCTGAGCCTGGGAAGTCAGGGAAAAAAGTACCATCCATAAAGCGGTCAGCAACGAAAGATAACCCAATGATCGCTGCGGCTTCGGTAAAAGCTGTTTCATGAGGAGTTTGTTTGGAACAAATGTTCGGTAATCTCCCCGCAAAGGTCAGTGGCAGCTTTTAGCTAATGTTGAAGGCAGTATGAACGAATTATTAATATAAGTATTCAATTGTTAAGAATATGTAAACGAAGGCTTTAAGCCAATAAATCTGCTGCTCTTTACGACTACTAACGTCCCAATTCTTCCTCAATAAGTTGTAATAACTGCGGCAGCTTTTCGTGATCATTATTGCAGAGTACAATCACGGTCTTGTCGGCCTCGATGTACCGAATAATTTCATTCTTGTAACCGGGATTGTCTCCGCTATGGCGAACCACTTTACCCAAGTGTGGATGCTGTTGAATCTTCCAGCCAAATCCGTAATTAGAGAGTGAATCGTTGCTCAGACGAACGGGCGAAAAGGCTTCCTGCAAGGTGGCGGGACTGACCAGTTCCGTGGTATACAAAGCCCGATCCCAGCGGAGCAAATCGTTGGTCGTCGCACTCATTCGGCCCGGCCCTTTGCGATTGCCCAGCCAGATGGCGTAGTTGAACTGAGGAAACGAATCCGCCCGAACGTATTGCTTCTTTTCCGGAACGTACAAATGACCCCAGGCCATCCGCTCCATAGCCTTTTTTTCGGGCAATGATCGAATGTCAGTATCCTTCATTCCCAGCGGTCGGTAGATACGGGAGCGGGAAAATGCGATGAAATCCTCTCCGGAAACCTTCTCCACAATACTTGCCAGGAGCATATAGCCAGTGTTGCTGTATTCGTAGCGACTACCGGGCTCAAACTGGCGTTCGGGATGGTATTGAATCAAATACGCGATATTATCCGCATTGCCTGCTACCTTACTCTTGTCCCAGTGCTGGTCCATCACTTCCTGGTAATCGGGCAACCCCGAGGTATGATTCAGCAAATGCCGGATGGTTACGCCGGGGTACGGCAAACCCGGCAAATAGTTTTCGATGGGGTCGTCATACTGTAGTTTGCCTGCTTCTTTCAGCAAAAGAATCGTCATGGCGGTGAACTGCTTGGAAAGCGAGGCGAGTTCAAAGACCGACGCTGTCGTCATGGGTTGACGGGTGTCAAAATTCTGGTACCCGAAAGCCCGATGGTACACAGGTTTCCCTTTTTCGGCGATCAGCACTACACCACTAAAATCCGGAGCCGTTTGGAAAAAGGCGTCCAGCGGTTGATCGACGCCGGCCGTTTGCATTCGTTTCTGACAAGAACTAAACAGGAAACTAAGCGACAAAAAGGTAAGCAGGATTTTCATAGGGAAGAGCGGATTCAGTTTTCCAAAGTACGCATTTTCTGGATTTCTTCCGCTAATGTGGCAACCTACTGTACTAGATTTAGTATGCGTCCACACTTCGTATTGGCTCTTTTCCCGGCGGTAAACGTACGTAATTCTGTGCTAGTTCTTCCGGGAAATGTGTTAGTCGCCCCCCGTAGCAGCCCGGTACCTTTGTCCTATCCAAACAACGCAAAAACAAGTAAGATCATGGCAAAGACTATTTTTATTACCGGAGCCTCACGTGGATTTGGCAAACTGTGGGCCGAAGCATTTTTAAAACGGGGCGACAAAGTAGCCGCCACTTCCCGTAACATCAGCGGTCTGCAGGACCTGGCCGATCAGTATGGCAGTAACTTTCTTCCTATTGCCCTCGACATTACCAATCGTGAGCAAAGCTTTGCAGCGGTCAATCAGGCCAAAGACCATTTCGGCAGCCTCGATGTAGTCATCAATAATGCGGGTTACGGGCTATTGGGTGCCGTGGAAGAGGTGAATGAAGCCGAAACCAAGGCCGTGTTTGAAGCCAACGTCTTTGGTACACTCTGGGTAACGCAAGCCGCTTTGCCCATTTTCCGGGCCCAAAATAGCGGTCATATCATTCAGCTTTCCAGCGTACTGGGCGTGTGGTCGTTGCCTACGCTGGGTATTTATAATGCGACCAAATTTGCGGTCGAAGGATTCAGCGAGGCATTGGCTAGTGAAGTACAGCCCTTTGGAATTCACGTGACGCTAGTTGAACCCAATGGGTATACGACCGATTTTGGCGGAGCTTCCGCCGTGCAAAGTCAGGGAATTCCAGCTTATCAGGCTTTGAAGGCTGGTTTGGGCCAGTTAGAAGGCCTTACTGCCGATGATTACGGCAAACCCGAAGCAACGGTGGCGGCGATTACGAAACTGGTAGACAGCGAAAATCCTCCCCTGCGACTATTCCTGGGAAAAATTGGTTACGCTAAAACGCAACGCATATATGCCGAGAAACTGGAAACTTGGAAATCCTGGAATGAAGTAGCCGTTGAAGCCCATGGCTAATCAACCCGTATAGCCTCAACGCGGGGCTATACCTTTTTCACGGCTGGTATTTATTGATTTGCTCAGGTAATCGTCAGCATTTCGGAGACTTGGCAATGTATAGTTCAGAAAAACAACTATACATTGCCAGCGAATTCTGGTTGTTTGCCTTCGGTATAGGATTTACCTCAAATTTCACACTAGCTAACTGACCATTAAAGGCATATCTTGATGCTATGAAACATTTTAAGACCCTGAGTGACTTGCACCGGGCGAATGGCTGGCCTCCGCCAGAACATCCGCTACTGAGTCTGGCGAATTGCAACCGGGATTGTCCGCTGGGCGACCGGGAGTTTACCAGCGATGCGTACCTGATTGGCTTCAAAAAGTTAAAAGCGGGAGTGATTCGGTACGGACGCACGCAGTACGATCACAGCAATGGGTCGATGATGTTCGTCAAGCCCCGGCAGATTATTGAAATGCGGGATCTGGAGCTTGAAGAAAAAGGCTTTATGATCTTTATTCACGAAGATTTTCTGAATGGACATGAGTTGCATCATACGATCCAGAAGTACGGTTTCTTTGATTACGAGGTCAACGAAGCCCTGCACCTTTCACCCAAGGAAGAAGAACTCATCTGGAGCCTGCACGAAAAGATCGGTACCGAATACACCAATAATCCGGACGAGTACAGCCGGGAAATTATGCTGAGCCACCTGGCTTCCATTCTGATGTACGCTCAGCGGTTTTATAAACGGCAGTTCATCAACCGGACGGAGCTTTCGGGAATAATGATCTCTAAATTCAACCGGGTCTTGACCCAATATCTGGAAGCGGGGACTTTGCAGGAAAAGGGGCTTCCCTCGGTCAACGCCCTGGCAGATACCCTAAACGTTTCTCCGCGTTACCTGAGTGATTTGCTCAAGCAGGAAACGGGCAAAACCGCCATGGACTTGATCCACCTCTTTCTGATTTCTGAAGCGAAAAACCGCTTGCTGGCCGAGGATCAGAACATTGCTTCCGTGGCCTATCAGTTAGGTTTCGAAAACGTTTCGTACTTCACCCGGCTTTTTAAGAAACAGGTGGGTTTGAAGCCTTTTGAGTTTAAGAAAATGAACTTGAATTAAGGGCAGTGGGCAAGCTGTAAGGGATGTCCCCCATGAGCGTACGGTCACTGTCTTATTTACCAAATTACTTTTCTACTTGACCTCTAACAAACGCAGATCCTATGTCCTTCCAAGCGTATCTTGACAATATCAAAGCCAAAACGGGTAAGTCTCCGGAAGATTTTAAGAAGCTTGCCAAAGCGAAAAACTTCATCCTAAACGGTACCCTTAATCCCGCTGTCAAAGCCACCGCTATCACGAATTGGCTGAAGGAAGAATTTGAGCTGGGACACGGCCACGCCATGGCGATTTATGCGACGTTTAAGGGGAAGACCGAGTGATCGCTTTATGAAGATTCCTACTGGGTAAGCGTACGGGTCAGATGACGGATTCTGTACCTGCGATGTCCGTACAAAAGCGGGTTCGCAAAGCGTTTTGTTCTGTATCGCTATACTGGTTTTAGACCTTCGTATCTTCTTGTCGTGTAGATGAAAGATCCAAGCGTCCGTTGAAAGGGTCGATTTTAATTCAGGCCAAGTCTATTAATCAGGCCTGGATGTGCTGAAAATGCCGTATTTTACACGATCATTTTCCCATGTAAAGCATCCTTAACCAGACCCCTTTCCCATGAACGCTTGGAGTACATTTGTGCTTTCAACTGTATTGACGGGTACGGTGTGGGCTCAGCAAACCCCTTCCCTATCGGCCCAGGATTACGCCCGGGCCGAGCGTATGCTGGCCTCCACCACACAGCAGTACATTGATCATACCGCCAGTCGACCCGTATGGTTGGTAAAAGACCGCTTCGTTTACCGCACCCTTACGCCCCAAGGCAGTGAATTCATTCTGGTCGATCCAGCCAAGGCGACGCGTTTACCAGCGTTCAATCATCAGAAAGTCGCGGAGGCGTTGTCTTCCGCCACGGGCAAAACGTATACGGCCCAACGATTGCCGTTTCAGGAAGTAACGTTCACGCCCGACGAAAAAGCGATTCTGTTTGCGTCCGGTGGTAAATCCTGGCAATACGATCTAACCAGCGGTCAGCTTACCCCCGCGAAAGAGAAGGCGAAAGCCCGCCGTAATGAGTCCCTTTCCCCCGATGGCAAAAAAGCGGCATTCATTAAAGATTACAACCTCTGGGTACGGGATCTGGCGACGAATCAGCTTACCCAGCTGACGACCGATGGCGTCAAAGATTTTGGTTACGCCACCGATAACGCGGGCTGGAAACACAGCGACCGGGCCATCCTGCTCTGGTCCCCCGATTCCAAAAAAATCGCCACCTTTCAGCAAGACGAACGCAAGGTGGGTGAAATGTACTTAGCCACCACCAACGTAGGTCATCCCACGCTGGAACAGTGGAAATATCCACTCCCCGGTGATAGTACCGTAGCAATGCTACACCGCGTCGTCATCGAGGTTGAAAATCCGAAAGTCATTCGCTTACAGGTAGCCCCGGATCCGCACCGCTCTACGCTAGGCGACGACATTTCATCCATGGGTAAACTCAGTGATGTGGCCTGGAATGACGATGCTACGCAACTGCTTTTCGTGTCCACCTCCCGCGATCACAAGCAGGAAAAAATTCGCCTGGCCGATGCAACGACGGGACAGGTTCGGGAAATTTTCCAGGAAACGTCTGCTACGCAGTTTGAGTCCGGCCACGAAGGCATCAGCTGGCGGTACTTACCCAAAACTAACGAAATCATCTGGTACTCCGAGCGGGACGACTGGGGCCATCTGTACCTCTACGATGCCACCAGCGGACAGCTCAAACAGCAGATTACCAAAGGCGAATGGCTGGTGACCGATGTACTGAGTGTGGATGAGAAAAACCGGGTCATCTATTTCATGGCCAATGGCAAAGAACCCGGCAATCCGTACTATTCGCACCTCTATAAAATCGGTCTGGATGGCAAGAAGCTGACGTTACTCACGCCCGAACGGGGTAAACACCTGACGACCCTCTCGCCTTCGGGAGCTTATTTGGTCGATACGTATTCAGAACCAGATGTACCTCCAATTATGGTACTTCGTTCAAATACGGGTAAGCTCGTAGCAACGCTGGAAAAAACGGACCTAAGCCGCCTGCAGGCAACGGGCTGGAAACCGCCCATTCCTTTCTCCGTCAAAGCACACGACGGCAAAACGGATGTGTACGGACTTCTGTACACCCCAACCAAGCTCGATTCCACGAAAAAATATCCGGTTATTGATTACATCTATCCCGGCCCTCAGGGCGGTAGTGTACGGAACTTCTCGTTTACGGCTTCGCGACGGGATAATCAAGCTCTGGCCGAGTTAGGTTTTATTGTGGTAGAACTCGAAGGTACCAGCAATCCGCTACGGTCCAAGCGTTTCCACGATATGAGCTACGGTAACATGGCCGATAACACGTTGCCCGATCAGATTGCAGCCATCAAACAGCTTGCGGCGGTGCGTACCTACATGGATACCAGCCGCGTAGGCATTTGGGGGCATTCGGGCGGTGGCTTTGCTACGGCTTGTGCGATGTTTGTATACCCCGACTTCTTTAAGGTGGGTATTTCCGAATCGGGGAATCACGACAATCGGAACTACGAAGACGACTGGGGCGAGCGGTACATTGGTTTGGAGACCAAGAACGCCAAAGGCGTTTCGAACTACGAAGCTCAGGCGAATCAGGTTCACGCCAAAAACCTCAAAGGTAAACTGATGCTGGCCCACGGCATGATGGACGACAACGTTCCACCCTACAATACTCTGCTGGTGGTGGAAGCCCTGGAAAAAGCCAACAAAGATTATGATCTGGTGATTTTTCCCAACAGCCGTCACGGCTTTGGGGCCTATACGAATTACATGATGCGGCGGCGTTGGGACTATTTCGTGCAGCATTTGCTGGGCCTGAATCCTCCCAAAGAGTACCTTATCAAAAATGGTACGGACCCCAGAAATGTAGATTAAGCGTTCGAAATTAAACAAAATACCCGCTGGATAGTCTGGCGGGTATTTTGTTTATACGTACCCCAAAGTCAGGCTAGCTTTTTGTCTAACTTATTATTTTTCAGAAGAATACCAGGGTACGTTTCTTCTTTGGACCTCTTACTATTAATGAAAATTTAAAGGCTTTAATTAAAGAAAAATATAATTATACAGACAATCGATAGGATAATTTAGCGTACTTTATAGCTTTAATCGACCGCACCTATGGAACCTATCTCCGACGATACACTCTGGCATTTGCTCCGACAGGGCGATCGTTCGGCCTTTGCTCAACTTTACGAGCGATACTATTCCATCTTGTACAGCTACGGTTATAAACTCTTCCCTCAAGTAACCTTGGTAGAAGATGCCGTTCAGGATTTGTTCATTGATCTTTGGCGAATGCGGGAGAATCTTTCAGCGGCCGATTCGGTGAAATTTTATCTGTTCAGATCGCTTCGTCGCAGTATTCATCGTTTGTCCGAAAAGGAAAAAAATCAGCTGCCTTTTACTTTTGATGCGGTAGAACCAGCAATGGAAGCCTCTTGGATCGATCACGAACAGGAAGCCCTGCTGATCCGGAGGCTGACCGCTTTGCTTCAAAATTTGCCCACCCGGCAACGGGAAGTCATTACGCTTCGGTACTACGAAAACTTCAAAACCGAAGAAATTGCTCTGATCATGGGTATTACGGAAAAAGCAGTCCGCAATACGCTTTACAAAGCCCTTACCCAACTCCGGGGCCATCTGCCCGTCATGACGGCACTGATGAGCCTAATGGCTGGTTTATTACTAGTTTTCTGGGCTTACTAAAAAAATTTCTGTTTTCGAGGGGACACTTGGCTAGCGGGCTGCTCTTGGTTATTGAACGAAGGAAAACCGATCCTGCGTTGTTCGATCCGGCCTATGCCTAGCTACGCTACCTTTACTGCTGAAGCATTTATTGAAGACGACTTTTTTCGCCAAAGTATTCAGTCGCCCACGGCTGAAACGGATGCGTTTTGGCAGGAATTTCTCCGGAATCATCCCGAACAAAAGCAGGCCATCCATTCGGCCCGTGCTTTTTTGACAGCACTCGACCAAACGCAGACGCGACCTAGTGCCGAACAGGGTGAGCGGATGTGGCAAGTCATCCAGCAGCAAACGCAACCAGAAGCGTATCCGGTGCAAATTTCTGTATCGCACCGCCGTAATTACGTGTGGTGGGCCGCTGCCGTAATTTTAGTATGTGTAAGCTTGGGCGGACTTTGGTACAGTCGTACGCAGACTCCAACTTCGGAGCAACTCAGCAATAACAGAAGTACCGAACGTTCGGCCTGGATTCATCGAATCAATACGACTCAACAGTTGATGACAGTACAACTCAACGATGGCAGTACGGTCATGCTTTCGCCCCAAAGCCAGATTCGGTATCCGCGTCGCTTTGCTTCGGAGAAGCGGGAAGTGTATTTAACGGGTGAGGGCTTCTTTAAAGTCGCTAAAAATCCGAATCAGCCGTTTTATGTATTTGCTAAAAATTTGATTACCAAAGTCGTCGGCACCAGTTTTCGGATTACAGCCCCGCCGCAAAATCAGAACGTGCAGGTAACGGTTCGTAGTGGAAAAGTAGCCGTGTACGCACTTCACAGTTCAGACCATCCGCTTTTCTTAACGGCCAATCAGCAGGTGTACTTTGATACGAGTAGTCAGCAACTGACCAAGAGCGTCGTTCGGGCACCGATGTTACTCAAATCGCCGGAGGGGACGCAATCCTTCGTATTTGAAGAAACGCCCATAGCTCAGGTCTTCCATACACTGGAGACTTCTTACGGAGTAACCATTACCTATAATACCGATCTGTTGAATCATTGCCGACTAACGGCTCCGCTGGGCAACGAACCCTTTTTTAAGAAACTGGATCTGATCTGTCAGACGCTCGGGGCTACCTACGAAGTCTGGGGGAATCAGATCATTATTACGGCCAAAGGCTGTTGAATGAACTCTCTTTATTACTCCTTGTTGAACGCTCTAAACAAAACCTAATGATGCTATTTCACTCCTGGCTTACAACCACTTAATCGGAATCCGTTCTTATTAAACTCCGACTCTGCTAAGTCCGCACTCGTTCGATTCTTGGCCCTTCCTTACCGGCAGGTGCCTGTGATCAGTATGCCTTTCTCGATAACCATTAAACCTCTATTCCGCATGAATAATCGTTGGACTCTCTTTTTGTATCAGTGCCTCAAGCGTACCGGGCTGCCTTTACTGCTGCTGGTGACTTTCGCCGGTATTTCGCTGGCTCGCAGCGGTTTGGCTCAGGAAGTACTGCATCAGCCCGTATCTTTAAACGTCGAAAACCAGGACCTGAAGGCAGTTTTGAATGAACTATCCCGGGCGGCTCGAATCAAGTTTACCTACGTACCTCAGGTGATTGCGGTTGAAAACAAAGTAACGCTGAAAGCCAAGCACGAACGCCTCGACGTGGTACTCGATCGCCTGCTTACGCCGCTGCACATTAGCTACCAGGTTTCTGGTCAGTATATTGTGCTACGGAAGCAGACGCCCCAGTCCTCTACATCCAATCCAAACCAGCCTTTTGAAACTACGGCCGACCGGACGATCACGGGAACCGTAACCGATGAAAAGGGGGAAGCCATTCCGGGCGTGAGTGTACTGCTGAAAGGTACCCAGCGGGGAACCGTAACCGATCCGCAGGGCAGCTTCCGACTGGCTGTACCAGATGAATCGGCGGTACTGCTGTTTAGCTTCGTGGGTTATAAATCGCAGGAAATTCCCGTGGGTTCTCAAACCCAACTAAGCGTACAGTTGCTCAATGACGAAACCTCCCTTTCGGAAGTAGTCGTGGTTGGGTACGGAACCGTTCGGCGGGCGGATGTGACGGCAGCCATTGCTTCTGTACCCATGAATGAGCTGAAAGACATGCCCGTTTCCAACGCAGCGACGGCCTTACAGGGCAAAATTGCGGGCGTGATCGTCCAGCAGAACAACGGAACACCTGGCAGTACGCCCGCCATCAAAGTTCGCGGCTTCGGCTCCATTTCGGCGGGTAATACGCCCCTGATCGTAGTCGATGGCAACATTGTAGATCCTAACGTGTTTAGTCTGCTCAATAGCAATGACATCGAAAGCATCGACGTACTTAAAGACGCGTCTTCGGCTGCTATCTACGGTTCAAAAGGGTCCAACGGGGTTATTCTGGTGACCACTAAAGGGGGAAAAGTTGGTAAAACCCGATTGAATCTGGACGTCTTCACGGGGGTTCAGGAAGTAACGAAAAAGCTGGACGTGTTAACCTCCCAGCAATTTGCCGAATTTGGCAAGGAAGCCTCCAACAATGCCTACCTCGACAATGTGCCCGGAGCCTCAATCAATGACCCCAATCCAGCCCGACCTTCTTCGTACTTACGCTACCGTTATCCC
The genomic region above belongs to Siphonobacter curvatus and contains:
- a CDS encoding SusC/RagA family TonB-linked outer membrane protein; translated protein: MKQLLPKPQRSLGYLSLLTALWMVLFSLTSQAQDRTLSGTVRGQDDQQPLAGVAVRVKNSNQGTTTNADGTYRLAVPASSETLIFTFVGYTTQEEAISSRTQIDVLLATDQRLLEEVVVTSLGITKAKRDLSYATQTIKAQDLVKAREPNPVNALVGKVAGLNIGASAELLRAPQVLLRGGRPLFVVDGVPIVSDTYNINPDDIESYDVIKGPSGSALYGSRATNGVIIITTKKGSKDKRGFSVEVNSSTMTENGFLAIPKVQDEYGPGNKGTYSFVDGRGGGLNDGDYDVWGPKFEGQLIAQYDSPIDPQTGKRIPTPWVARGKDNLKRFLRPGVLSTNSVAISATSGKTDLRFGITNQYQKGMVPNTSLNSTTFSATLGQNISDRVRFESNFNFSRQASANYPDVNYGPNSLIYNTVIWAGADWNVDDMKQLWQPGKEGIQQIYAEYQRYNNPWFVAKEWLRGHYNNTYNGYALMKFDLLKNLELQARTQVTGYELFRNEKMPYSATTYGREQAKGDYREDRRSLLENNTDVLLNYNKTFAHGISLRAVGGFSGRFFRYNSNYASTDYLSVPGVYTFDNSLNPTRANSFNSRMQVLSALYSVDVNLGRYATLSTTGRWDKNSTLPSDKNVYFYPSAGVSTVVSDYVRTPAAISFVKLRASYANVKEAFTQQNVYTAFSPLDGSNPLGYGQTFASPYEGPSYGTTVAYTISRPYNNEAAASYANALVDPNLKPSSRTSFEAGLDVRFLKNRIGLDVAYFSYLDGPRIFGLTLPEATGYSSLTTNGIKSQKRGLEIALTGTALKSARGLNWDVTLNWSTFQEYLKEIYGSQTRLNQFYKVGDRLDAYYGSAFARTREGQIINDASGRPVVNPVNQFLGYTNADFAFGFINKFNYRNFFLNVQVDGRVGGVIEDYIQKQTFRGGRHIETVQGKMGEARYQDYKGVASWVGPGVVLTNGNIQYDVDGNITNFESLSFSPMSDANKTYLQDWISRYYNTNEANMISRSFVKLREVTFGYQIPSQVLQGRLGFVKSASISFVGRNLLYWAEKKDLDVEQFVSYSDRGSSLQTPTTRRYGVNINLIF
- a CDS encoding serine hydrolase domain-containing protein → MKILLTFLSLSFLFSSCQKRMQTAGVDQPLDAFFQTAPDFSGVVLIAEKGKPVYHRAFGYQNFDTRQPMTTASVFELASLSKQFTAMTILLLKEAGKLQYDDPIENYLPGLPYPGVTIRHLLNHTSGLPDYQEVMDQHWDKSKVAGNADNIAYLIQYHPERQFEPGSRYEYSNTGYMLLASIVEKVSGEDFIAFSRSRIYRPLGMKDTDIRSLPEKKAMERMAWGHLYVPEKKQYVRADSFPQFNYAIWLGNRKGPGRMSATTNDLLRWDRALYTTELVSPATLQEAFSPVRLSNDSLSNYGFGWKIQQHPHLGKVVRHSGDNPGYKNEIIRYIEADKTVIVLCNNDHEKLPQLLQLIEEELGR
- a CDS encoding SDR family NAD(P)-dependent oxidoreductase — encoded protein: MAKTIFITGASRGFGKLWAEAFLKRGDKVAATSRNISGLQDLADQYGSNFLPIALDITNREQSFAAVNQAKDHFGSLDVVINNAGYGLLGAVEEVNEAETKAVFEANVFGTLWVTQAALPIFRAQNSGHIIQLSSVLGVWSLPTLGIYNATKFAVEGFSEALASEVQPFGIHVTLVEPNGYTTDFGGASAVQSQGIPAYQALKAGLGQLEGLTADDYGKPEATVAAITKLVDSENPPLRLFLGKIGYAKTQRIYAEKLETWKSWNEVAVEAHG
- a CDS encoding helix-turn-helix domain-containing protein, whose protein sequence is MKHFKTLSDLHRANGWPPPEHPLLSLANCNRDCPLGDREFTSDAYLIGFKKLKAGVIRYGRTQYDHSNGSMMFVKPRQIIEMRDLELEEKGFMIFIHEDFLNGHELHHTIQKYGFFDYEVNEALHLSPKEEELIWSLHEKIGTEYTNNPDEYSREIMLSHLASILMYAQRFYKRQFINRTELSGIMISKFNRVLTQYLEAGTLQEKGLPSVNALADTLNVSPRYLSDLLKQETGKTAMDLIHLFLISEAKNRLLAEDQNIASVAYQLGFENVSYFTRLFKKQVGLKPFEFKKMNLN
- a CDS encoding DUF4287 domain-containing protein, whose amino-acid sequence is MSFQAYLDNIKAKTGKSPEDFKKLAKAKNFILNGTLNPAVKATAITNWLKEEFELGHGHAMAIYATFKGKTE
- a CDS encoding S9 family peptidase — translated: MNAWSTFVLSTVLTGTVWAQQTPSLSAQDYARAERMLASTTQQYIDHTASRPVWLVKDRFVYRTLTPQGSEFILVDPAKATRLPAFNHQKVAEALSSATGKTYTAQRLPFQEVTFTPDEKAILFASGGKSWQYDLTSGQLTPAKEKAKARRNESLSPDGKKAAFIKDYNLWVRDLATNQLTQLTTDGVKDFGYATDNAGWKHSDRAILLWSPDSKKIATFQQDERKVGEMYLATTNVGHPTLEQWKYPLPGDSTVAMLHRVVIEVENPKVIRLQVAPDPHRSTLGDDISSMGKLSDVAWNDDATQLLFVSTSRDHKQEKIRLADATTGQVREIFQETSATQFESGHEGISWRYLPKTNEIIWYSERDDWGHLYLYDATSGQLKQQITKGEWLVTDVLSVDEKNRVIYFMANGKEPGNPYYSHLYKIGLDGKKLTLLTPERGKHLTTLSPSGAYLVDTYSEPDVPPIMVLRSNTGKLVATLEKTDLSRLQATGWKPPIPFSVKAHDGKTDVYGLLYTPTKLDSTKKYPVIDYIYPGPQGGSVRNFSFTASRRDNQALAELGFIVVELEGTSNPLRSKRFHDMSYGNMADNTLPDQIAAIKQLAAVRTYMDTSRVGIWGHSGGGFATACAMFVYPDFFKVGISESGNHDNRNYEDDWGERYIGLETKNAKGVSNYEAQANQVHAKNLKGKLMLAHGMMDDNVPPYNTLLVVEALEKANKDYDLVIFPNSRHGFGAYTNYMMRRRWDYFVQHLLGLNPPKEYLIKNGTDPRNVD